From one Leptospira stimsonii genomic stretch:
- the rpoC gene encoding DNA-directed RNA polymerase subunit beta' → MRSHNDFESITIRLASPERIKEWSYGEVKKPETINYRTLKPEKDGLFCEKIFGTTKDWECYCGKFKSIRYKGVVCDKCGVEVTHSKVRRERMGHIELAAPVSHIWYYRSVPSRMGLLLDMTVNQLKSVLYFEKYVIIDPADSGRNRGELIDEEEYHAYLDEYGDKFVAGIGADAIKELLARIDVDAEARMIRQKIQDKDKISDKRILKRLEVLEAFRDSGNRPEWMVLDIVPVIPPELRPMVQLEGGRFATSDLNDLYRRVINRNNRLKRLLALKAPEIIVRNEKRMLQEAVDALFDNSRRKRAVKGKGNRPLKSISDMLKGKQGRFRQNLLGKRVDYSGRSVIVVGPELKYHEMGLPKKMALELFKPFIMKRLVDLDLAPNIKSAKKKVEAEDKEVFDVLEYVVKEHPVMLNRAPTLHRLGIQAFLPILVEGKAIKLHPLVCHAFNADFDGDQMAIHVPLTPKAQLETWMLMLSPHNILNPANGHPICGPTQDIVLGIYYLTSELPTPAGVPLKSFSNLDEVHYAIDRGVVEFRTKISVYHQGKILETTPGRLIFNTILPEGYAYVNKALSDKETNKIIADVYDKYGPAKTVLMLDDIKKLGYRYATLFAPTISIEDIRVSPGKVGLVGDANKEVEKADSEYRKGIITNEERRKKVIEIWTKTNDLITESMFKELEKDKGGFNPVFIMAASGARGSKQQIRQLAGMRGLMAKPSGEIIELAIRSNFREGLSVLEFFISTHGARKGLADTALKTADAGYLTRRLVDISQDVIISEDDCGTEESISLGIVKEGENVIVSLNDRVFGRYTAESIIDPVTDQVVYPRNTLITREVGQKIENLGYDKIRVRSPLTCESKQGVCICCYGMDMARLIPAEIGEAVGTIAAQSIGQPGTQLTMRTFHIGGAASAKVQEKEHKVSYTAIVNNINGRLLHNDKDQNVFSRRGSIVIQRLIQQYKMEELSNLRVENGQKVDKGELVATSPSGENITSEMPGTIHIENGVFRILGEEAVIPVKTGTVVNVKVNDITQPNQPIAEFDPYNEVGISEFDGSIQWMDLEIGKNVRRDEDVKTSNILLKVIEQRREKLNPRIAVISGSSREEYSVPVDALISVQDGDKVKAGDILFKIPTVAEKTRDITGGLPRVDELFEARRPKDATTLAETDGRIEISGEIVKEKRILYIHPDNPDQEKVKVAIPIGKQIRVRNGDFVKRGDQIDDGNLDPHDILRVKGVTALQVYLVQEVQEVYRLQGVHINDKHIEVVVRQMLRKVLITDSGDTSFVNQQQIDRLVFNDENKRVIAEGGSPAESVPILLGLTKASLNTESFFSAASFQETTKVLTDAAIKGKTDNLMGLKENVIIGHMIPAGTGTKKYKDIAVFKTTYGDLDRPLEEEEEEEVPQAIAEESDADGDE, encoded by the coding sequence ATGAGATCCCATAACGACTTCGAATCGATTACAATCCGCCTAGCTTCTCCCGAAAGGATCAAAGAATGGTCTTACGGGGAAGTTAAAAAACCAGAGACCATCAACTACCGGACTTTAAAACCCGAGAAAGACGGTCTTTTCTGCGAGAAAATTTTCGGAACCACAAAAGACTGGGAATGTTACTGCGGTAAATTCAAGTCCATCCGTTACAAGGGTGTGGTCTGCGACAAGTGCGGGGTCGAGGTAACTCACTCTAAAGTTCGTCGCGAAAGAATGGGCCATATCGAACTCGCGGCTCCGGTTTCTCATATCTGGTATTACCGTTCTGTTCCTTCGAGAATGGGACTTCTGCTCGATATGACTGTGAACCAGCTAAAGAGCGTTCTTTACTTTGAAAAATACGTCATCATCGATCCTGCGGATTCGGGAAGAAACCGCGGCGAACTCATCGACGAAGAAGAATACCACGCTTATCTCGACGAGTACGGCGACAAGTTCGTAGCCGGAATCGGCGCGGACGCGATCAAAGAACTTCTCGCTCGTATCGACGTAGATGCGGAAGCGAGAATGATCCGTCAAAAGATCCAAGACAAGGATAAGATTTCCGATAAAAGAATTCTGAAACGCCTCGAAGTTCTCGAAGCGTTCCGTGATTCCGGAAACCGTCCCGAGTGGATGGTTCTTGATATCGTTCCGGTCATTCCTCCGGAACTTCGTCCTATGGTTCAGTTGGAAGGTGGTAGATTCGCTACTTCCGACTTGAACGACTTATACCGTCGTGTGATCAACCGGAACAACCGTCTCAAAAGACTTCTCGCTCTGAAGGCTCCTGAGATCATCGTTCGAAACGAAAAGAGAATGTTGCAAGAGGCCGTTGACGCTCTCTTTGACAACTCTCGCAGAAAACGCGCCGTTAAAGGAAAGGGAAACCGTCCTTTGAAATCCATCTCCGACATGCTCAAAGGGAAACAAGGTCGTTTCCGTCAGAACCTCCTCGGAAAGCGGGTCGACTATTCGGGTCGTTCCGTAATCGTAGTCGGTCCCGAGTTGAAATACCATGAGATGGGACTTCCCAAAAAAATGGCTTTGGAACTTTTCAAACCATTCATCATGAAGAGACTTGTCGATCTGGACCTAGCTCCGAACATCAAGTCCGCAAAAAAGAAAGTGGAAGCCGAAGACAAAGAAGTTTTCGACGTTTTGGAATACGTCGTAAAAGAGCACCCCGTGATGTTGAACAGAGCTCCGACCCTTCACCGTCTGGGGATCCAAGCATTCTTACCGATCCTTGTGGAAGGAAAAGCGATCAAACTCCATCCTCTCGTCTGTCACGCGTTCAACGCGGACTTCGACGGGGATCAGATGGCGATCCACGTTCCTCTGACTCCAAAGGCTCAGTTGGAAACTTGGATGTTGATGCTTTCTCCTCACAACATTCTCAATCCCGCAAACGGACATCCGATCTGCGGACCGACTCAGGATATCGTATTAGGGATTTATTATTTAACTTCCGAACTCCCGACTCCTGCAGGAGTTCCTTTGAAATCGTTCTCGAATCTGGACGAGGTTCACTACGCGATCGACAGAGGCGTGGTTGAATTTAGAACCAAGATCAGCGTCTATCATCAAGGAAAGATTCTCGAAACAACTCCCGGAAGATTGATCTTCAACACGATTCTTCCGGAAGGATACGCTTACGTAAACAAGGCTCTTTCGGATAAGGAAACAAACAAGATCATCGCAGACGTCTACGACAAATACGGCCCTGCGAAGACCGTTTTGATGCTCGACGATATTAAAAAATTAGGATATCGTTATGCGACTCTTTTCGCACCTACCATTTCCATCGAAGACATTCGTGTGTCTCCGGGTAAGGTCGGTCTTGTGGGAGACGCAAACAAGGAAGTTGAAAAAGCCGACTCCGAGTATCGCAAAGGGATTATCACAAACGAAGAACGTCGTAAAAAGGTAATCGAGATCTGGACGAAAACCAACGACCTCATCACCGAATCCATGTTCAAAGAACTGGAAAAAGACAAGGGCGGCTTCAACCCTGTATTTATCATGGCGGCTTCCGGTGCGAGAGGATCGAAACAACAGATTCGTCAGCTCGCGGGAATGCGCGGTCTTATGGCGAAACCTTCCGGAGAAATCATCGAGCTCGCGATTCGTTCGAACTTCCGCGAGGGACTTTCGGTTCTTGAATTCTTCATCTCCACTCACGGTGCGAGAAAAGGTCTTGCGGATACGGCGTTAAAAACCGCCGATGCGGGTTATCTCACTCGTCGTCTTGTGGATATTTCCCAAGACGTGATCATTTCCGAAGACGATTGTGGAACGGAAGAATCCATTTCTCTCGGTATCGTGAAAGAAGGAGAGAACGTAATCGTTTCCTTGAACGATCGCGTGTTCGGACGTTATACCGCAGAAAGTATCATCGATCCTGTTACTGACCAAGTCGTATATCCGAGAAACACTCTCATTACAAGAGAAGTCGGACAAAAAATCGAAAACCTCGGTTACGATAAGATTCGAGTTCGTTCTCCTCTGACTTGCGAATCCAAACAAGGCGTTTGTATCTGCTGTTACGGTATGGATATGGCGAGACTCATTCCCGCGGAAATCGGGGAAGCGGTCGGAACCATTGCGGCTCAGTCGATCGGACAACCGGGAACACAGCTTACAATGAGAACGTTCCACATCGGTGGTGCGGCTTCAGCAAAGGTTCAGGAAAAAGAACACAAAGTATCTTATACCGCGATCGTAAACAACATCAACGGTCGTCTGCTCCACAATGATAAGGATCAGAACGTATTCTCCCGTCGTGGATCCATTGTAATTCAGAGATTGATTCAACAATACAAGATGGAAGAACTTTCCAACTTGAGAGTTGAAAACGGTCAGAAGGTGGACAAAGGAGAGTTGGTTGCGACTTCTCCGAGCGGAGAAAACATCACTTCCGAAATGCCGGGAACGATTCATATCGAGAATGGAGTCTTCCGTATCTTGGGAGAAGAGGCCGTGATTCCCGTAAAAACAGGAACCGTCGTAAACGTAAAAGTGAACGATATCACACAGCCGAACCAGCCAATCGCTGAATTTGACCCATACAACGAAGTCGGTATTTCCGAATTCGACGGTAGTATTCAGTGGATGGATCTCGAAATCGGTAAGAACGTAAGAAGAGACGAGGACGTCAAAACTTCCAACATTCTTCTGAAAGTGATCGAACAGAGAAGAGAAAAACTCAACCCGAGGATCGCGGTTATTTCCGGAAGCTCGAGAGAAGAATACTCGGTTCCTGTCGACGCTCTTATTTCCGTTCAAGACGGCGATAAGGTAAAAGCCGGAGACATTCTTTTCAAAATCCCAACGGTAGCCGAGAAAACTCGGGATATTACCGGTGGTCTTCCAAGGGTGGACGAGCTTTTCGAAGCAAGAAGACCTAAGGACGCAACGACTCTCGCGGAAACCGATGGAAGAATCGAAATCAGCGGCGAGATCGTAAAAGAAAAACGGATTCTTTATATCCACCCGGACAATCCGGATCAGGAAAAAGTTAAGGTTGCGATTCCGATCGGGAAACAGATTCGGGTTCGTAACGGAGACTTCGTGAAGAGAGGGGATCAGATCGACGACGGTAACTTAGATCCTCACGACATTCTTCGCGTAAAAGGTGTTACCGCGCTTCAAGTGTATCTCGTACAAGAAGTCCAAGAAGTCTACAGACTCCAAGGGGTTCATATCAACGATAAGCATATCGAGGTTGTGGTCCGCCAGATGCTCAGAAAAGTTCTGATTACCGATTCCGGTGATACAAGCTTTGTGAATCAGCAACAGATCGATCGACTTGTTTTCAATGATGAAAA
- the rpoB gene encoding DNA-directed RNA polymerase subunit beta, with product MYGQVERKRVNFGKITNLDYLPNLIQIQKRSFDWFLQTDVKDETKRKHQGLEAVFRETFPIESPNNDMIMEYSHYILGEPKRSPQECKDTDATFALPLKAVIRLIIKETGEIREQTVYMGDLPVMTEQGTFIINGAERVVVSQLHRSPGIFFSYDMERDVFSARVIPYRGSWLEFEMDNKGILIAKIDRKKKFPATLLIKSLGHGTNEEVLRLFYSSRKEKIAGATSKDLKKILGRRTINDIINMETGEVMLEAGSKINEDNISILKEMKVKEVELIEFPKGKDNPILINALEKDGVNDYEDAILKFHSLMRQGEPSTIENATTELTRLFFSPKTFDLGDVGRYKINSKFEFNNPKEFSGEKARVLRPADIIETVRYILNLFSETENYYPDDIDHLGNRRIRSVGELISNQLKTGFSRVERVIKERMTVQEIETQTPQLLISIKPITAVINEFFGSSQLSQFMDQTNPLAELTHKRRLNALGPGGLSRDRAGMEVRDVHYSHYGRMCPIETPEGPNIGLILSMSSYARVNDYGFLETPYRTVKNSKVTGQIEHLTADKEEYHYIAQASGVLDEKGELKNKLISTRHRGDFPFRNPSEIQYMDLAPLQVVSVSTALIPFLEHDDANRALMGSNMQRQAVPLLREEAPFVGTGMETRAAYDSRICIVNKHDGVVVSVDAERIVVERKGGKESDTYDLTKFKKTNQGTCFNQKPIVGVVHSDFNGKVTKVSKEKIEVTSENGDVKEYILQMGSRQYAPIVSSGDEVKRGTTLAGQIVTGEKLDEIGNILVKGTVLADGPAVDNGVLALGRNVLAAFMPWEGYNFEDAILISERIVRDDVFSSIHIEEFEIQARETKLGPEQITRDIPNLSDKAFRDLDETGVIRVGAEVKPGDILVGMVTPKGETDLTPEYKLLHSIFGEKAKDVRDSSLRMPNGFEGTVIDIKRFSRENQDELPAGVEEMVKVFVARKRKLLVGDKMAGRHGNKGVVARVMAEEDMPYMEDGTPMDIVLNPLGVPSRMNLGQIFETQLGFAASKLGISFETPVFDGAEESDVDNFCKEANLPLNSKFKLFDGRTGLPFMNEVFCGYIYILKLAHLVEDKIHARSTGPYSLVTQQPLGGKAQFGGQRLGEMEVWALEAYGASHTLQELLTIKSDDMLGRARIYEAIVKGIHSIKPGIPESFNVLVQELRGLALDIIITDSEGNTVDISDYEDEYSKSKKKIKFETIENA from the coding sequence ATGTACGGTCAAGTAGAGAGAAAACGGGTAAATTTCGGAAAAATCACGAATCTGGATTACCTTCCTAACTTGATTCAAATTCAGAAGCGTTCTTTTGACTGGTTTCTTCAGACAGACGTTAAGGATGAAACCAAAAGAAAGCATCAAGGATTAGAAGCTGTATTCCGGGAGACCTTTCCTATTGAAAGTCCCAACAATGACATGATCATGGAATACAGTCATTATATTCTGGGAGAACCGAAACGTTCTCCGCAAGAATGTAAAGACACGGACGCGACTTTTGCGCTTCCGTTAAAAGCAGTCATCAGGTTAATCATCAAAGAAACCGGAGAAATCCGCGAACAAACGGTTTACATGGGAGATCTTCCCGTGATGACCGAGCAGGGAACGTTTATCATCAACGGAGCGGAACGAGTCGTCGTTTCTCAGCTTCATCGTTCTCCCGGTATATTCTTTTCTTATGATATGGAAAGAGACGTTTTCTCAGCCAGAGTGATTCCTTACAGAGGATCTTGGCTGGAATTCGAAATGGACAACAAGGGAATTCTGATCGCGAAAATCGATAGAAAGAAAAAATTCCCGGCCACTCTTTTGATCAAATCATTAGGACACGGAACGAACGAAGAAGTTCTTCGTTTATTCTATAGCTCCAGAAAAGAGAAAATTGCAGGAGCCACTTCCAAAGATCTGAAGAAGATTCTTGGAAGAAGAACCATCAACGATATCATCAACATGGAAACCGGAGAGGTGATGCTCGAAGCCGGTTCCAAAATCAACGAAGACAATATCTCCATCTTAAAAGAGATGAAGGTAAAAGAAGTCGAGTTGATCGAATTCCCGAAAGGAAAAGATAACCCGATCTTGATCAACGCTCTTGAAAAAGACGGAGTGAACGACTACGAGGATGCGATTCTTAAATTCCATTCTTTGATGCGTCAGGGTGAGCCTTCCACGATCGAGAACGCGACTACGGAATTGACTCGTCTTTTCTTCTCTCCGAAAACTTTCGATCTCGGAGACGTGGGTCGTTACAAAATCAATTCTAAGTTCGAATTCAATAACCCGAAAGAATTTTCCGGTGAAAAAGCTCGTGTCTTAAGACCGGCGGACATCATCGAAACCGTTCGTTACATTCTGAATCTTTTCTCCGAAACGGAAAACTATTATCCGGACGATATCGATCACCTTGGAAACAGAAGGATTCGTTCCGTTGGAGAGTTGATCTCCAATCAACTCAAGACCGGATTCTCCAGAGTGGAAAGAGTGATCAAAGAAAGAATGACTGTTCAGGAAATTGAAACCCAAACTCCTCAACTTCTCATTTCGATCAAACCGATCACAGCCGTGATCAACGAATTTTTCGGTTCTTCTCAACTTTCTCAGTTTATGGATCAGACAAACCCTCTCGCGGAGCTGACTCACAAACGGAGATTGAACGCACTCGGTCCCGGTGGTCTTTCGAGAGACAGAGCCGGTATGGAAGTGCGGGACGTTCACTATTCTCACTACGGTAGAATGTGTCCGATTGAAACTCCGGAAGGTCCGAACATCGGTTTGATTCTTTCTATGTCTTCGTATGCTCGTGTGAACGACTACGGATTCTTAGAAACTCCTTACAGAACCGTTAAGAATTCCAAAGTCACCGGTCAGATCGAACACCTTACCGCGGACAAAGAAGAATATCATTACATCGCACAAGCATCGGGCGTTCTCGACGAAAAAGGGGAACTCAAAAACAAATTGATCTCCACTCGTCACAGAGGGGACTTCCCTTTCCGTAACCCAAGCGAGATCCAGTACATGGACTTGGCTCCTCTTCAGGTTGTTTCGGTTTCCACAGCGCTCATTCCTTTCTTGGAACACGACGACGCGAACCGCGCCTTGATGGGTTCCAACATGCAACGCCAAGCGGTTCCTCTTCTTCGTGAAGAAGCTCCTTTTGTCGGAACGGGAATGGAAACCAGAGCCGCTTATGACTCCAGAATTTGTATCGTCAACAAACACGACGGTGTGGTCGTTTCCGTGGATGCGGAACGGATCGTTGTGGAAAGAAAGGGCGGAAAAGAATCCGATACCTACGATCTTACGAAATTCAAAAAGACAAACCAAGGAACCTGCTTCAATCAGAAGCCGATCGTTGGCGTGGTTCACTCCGACTTTAACGGTAAGGTGACCAAGGTCTCTAAAGAAAAAATCGAAGTTACTTCGGAAAACGGAGATGTGAAAGAATACATTCTCCAGATGGGAAGCAGACAATACGCTCCTATCGTTTCTTCCGGAGACGAAGTAAAACGTGGAACTACTCTTGCGGGACAAATCGTTACCGGTGAGAAACTGGACGAGATCGGGAATATTCTCGTGAAAGGAACCGTTCTCGCAGACGGTCCTGCGGTCGACAACGGTGTTCTCGCTCTCGGTAGAAACGTTCTCGCAGCGTTCATGCCTTGGGAAGGTTACAACTTCGAGGATGCGATTTTGATTTCTGAAAGAATCGTTCGCGACGACGTTTTCTCTTCGATCCACATCGAAGAATTCGAAATCCAAGCCAGAGAAACGAAGCTTGGACCGGAGCAAATTACTCGAGACATTCCGAATCTTTCGGACAAAGCGTTCCGTGATTTGGATGAAACTGGTGTAATCCGCGTTGGTGCGGAAGTAAAACCGGGAGATATTCTTGTGGGAATGGTGACTCCGAAAGGGGAAACCGATCTCACTCCAGAATACAAACTTCTTCATTCTATCTTTGGTGAAAAAGCCAAAGACGTAAGAGATTCTTCTTTGAGAATGCCGAACGGTTTCGAAGGAACCGTCATCGATATCAAACGTTTCTCTCGCGAGAATCAAGACGAACTTCCTGCGGGCGTGGAAGAAATGGTAAAAGTATTCGTAGCCAGAAAAAGAAAACTTCTGGTTGGGGATAAGATGGCCGGACGCCACGGTAACAAAGGAGTCGTCGCTCGTGTGATGGCGGAAGAAGACATGCCTTACATGGAAGACGGAACTCCGATGGACATCGTCTTGAATCCGTTAGGCGTTCCTTCACGGATGAACCTCGGTCAGATTTTTGAAACTCAGTTGGGTTTTGCCGCAAGCAAACTCGGAATTTCTTTTGAAACTCCGGTTTTCGACGGTGCGGAAGAATCGGACGTGGACAATTTCTGTAAAGAGGCGAACCTTCCTCTGAATTCTAAATTCAAACTTTTTGACGGTAGAACCGGACTTCCTTTTATGAACGAAGTCTTCTGCGGTTATATCTACATCTTAAAACTCGCTCACTTGGTGGAAGATAAGATCCACGCAAGATCGACCGGTCCTTACTCTCTGGTTACGCAACAACCGCTCGGAGGAAAGGCTCAGTTCGGGGGTCAGCGTCTTGGGGAAATGGAAGTCTGGGCTCTCGAAGCCTACGGAGCTTCTCATACTCTTCAGGAACTTTTGACCATCAAGTCCGATGATATGCTCGGACGTGCGAGAATCTACGAAGCGATCGTAAAGGGAATCCACTCCATCAAACCTGGTATCCCTGAGTCCTTCAACGTATTGGTTCAAGAGCTAAGAGGGCTTGCTCTGGATATCATCATCACCGACTCGGAAGGAAACACTGTTGATATTTCCGATTACGAGGATGAATATTCTAAGAGTAAGAAGAAAATTAAATTCGAGACTATAGAGAACGCATAA